A region of Pyxidicoccus parkwaysis DNA encodes the following proteins:
- a CDS encoding ATP-binding response regulator — protein sequence MRSADTENASILLVDDIPANLVALEAILVPLGQRLVLARSGREALAALLQQDFACILLDVQMPGMDGFETARLIKGRERTRHVPILFITAFSSDDSLVQRGYAQGAVDYIVKPFNPDMLRTKVAVFVDLYLQAQHLNRHSGLLRDREREVMEREAEERLRAAALDELQLAPEPLVLTDALMAVAPVPMVILSPDLRVLRVNDAWARLWETSASILVGRRVSEVAPALAQDLEAPVSQVLSSGRPLTDLHLMPTQRDVSPRHARLLASYFPLSLRAGAPSAVGVLLQTEFDELTQPSHPEAQRSRSVH from the coding sequence ATGAGGAGTGCGGACACGGAGAATGCCAGCATCCTGCTGGTGGATGACATCCCGGCCAATCTGGTGGCGCTGGAGGCCATCCTGGTGCCGCTGGGCCAGCGCCTGGTGCTGGCGCGCTCGGGGAGGGAGGCCCTGGCGGCGCTGCTGCAGCAGGACTTCGCCTGCATCCTGCTCGACGTGCAGATGCCGGGGATGGATGGCTTCGAGACGGCCCGGCTCATCAAGGGGCGGGAGCGCACGCGCCACGTGCCTATCCTCTTCATCACCGCCTTCAGCAGCGATGACTCGCTGGTGCAGCGGGGCTACGCGCAAGGGGCGGTCGACTACATCGTGAAGCCCTTCAACCCGGACATGCTGCGCACCAAGGTGGCGGTGTTCGTGGACCTCTACCTCCAGGCGCAGCACCTGAACCGGCATTCCGGGCTCTTGCGCGACCGGGAGCGCGAGGTCATGGAGCGCGAGGCCGAGGAGCGGCTCAGGGCCGCGGCGCTGGACGAGCTGCAACTGGCTCCCGAGCCGCTGGTGCTCACCGATGCGCTCATGGCCGTCGCTCCGGTGCCGATGGTCATCCTCTCTCCAGACCTGCGCGTGCTGCGCGTCAACGATGCCTGGGCCCGTTTGTGGGAGACCAGCGCCTCCATCCTCGTGGGACGCCGGGTGAGCGAGGTGGCGCCAGCCCTGGCCCAGGACCTCGAGGCTCCCGTCTCCCAGGTCCTCTCGTCGGGGCGGCCCCTGACCGACCTGCACCTGATGCCCACGCAGCGCGATGTGTCCCCTCGCCATGCCCGTCTGTTGGCGAGTTATTTCCCGCTCTCGTTGCGCGCGGGTGCTCCGTCCGCAGTCGGCGTGCTCCTTCAAACGGAGTTCGACGAGCTCACGCAGCCCTCACACCCCGAGGCCCAACGCTCGCGCAGCGTGCACTGA
- a CDS encoding YjzC family protein — protein MATVGQEFKTGEKCETKGRYTFVRYVDNPQSPAPTSNEREIPLDRGDTFPPIRSQNRAAWWRLTQLT, from the coding sequence ATGGCTACCGTGGGACAGGAGTTCAAGACGGGGGAGAAGTGCGAGACCAAGGGGCGGTACACGTTCGTCCGGTACGTGGACAATCCGCAGTCACCCGCGCCGACGAGCAATGAGCGGGAGATTCCTCTCGACAGGGGCGACACGTTCCCTCCCATCCGCTCTCAGAACCGGGCGGCCTGGTGGAGGCTCACCCAGTTGACGTAG
- a CDS encoding TIR domain-containing protein has product MATKKKPSLKKTEQPMGKRTYFKQADFPLFTLQDAQRVAAALVDDFGGKEGSPPDVAISMGVSPASSTWRDLAGAAIAYNLTEGGSNASVIKLLPLGKKLVAPEAEGEDIAARREAVMKPRIVMEFFEKYRRAKFPGDVIAVNVLKSLGMPPDRASTALDILKANGRYAGIIRDTPTGAFINLDSPSIPGPSVAMASGSSEAAGIEAIAPAAAPEETQPASASFLAANRLPPADMPNRRVFITHGKQKAIVSQIKELLSFGSFEPIVSVERESTAIPVPEKVFEDMRGCVAGVIHVGAEGKYLDRDGGEHTKINDNVLIEIGAAMALYGKKVILLVERGVSLPSNLQGLYRCEFEGDRLDYESTMKLLKTFNQFR; this is encoded by the coding sequence ATGGCAACGAAAAAGAAGCCGTCACTCAAGAAAACAGAGCAGCCAATGGGGAAGCGCACCTATTTCAAGCAAGCCGACTTCCCGTTGTTTACGCTGCAAGACGCGCAGCGAGTGGCGGCAGCGCTGGTTGACGATTTTGGCGGCAAGGAAGGCTCCCCGCCCGATGTTGCAATCTCCATGGGTGTCAGCCCCGCAAGCAGCACGTGGCGCGATCTTGCCGGCGCTGCAATTGCCTATAACCTGACGGAGGGCGGATCAAACGCAAGCGTCATCAAGCTATTGCCCCTGGGCAAGAAGCTGGTGGCACCAGAGGCAGAAGGCGAGGATATCGCCGCCCGGCGAGAGGCAGTCATGAAGCCGCGCATCGTCATGGAGTTTTTTGAAAAGTACCGGAGGGCCAAGTTTCCTGGCGATGTGATTGCCGTCAATGTCCTGAAGTCGCTTGGGATGCCGCCGGACCGAGCATCAACTGCTTTGGATATTCTCAAGGCAAATGGGCGGTACGCAGGCATCATCCGTGATACCCCAACTGGCGCGTTCATCAACCTGGACTCGCCAAGCATTCCGGGGCCGTCAGTAGCGATGGCCTCTGGTAGTTCTGAAGCAGCGGGCATTGAAGCAATCGCACCGGCGGCCGCTCCGGAGGAGACTCAACCGGCGTCTGCATCATTCCTGGCGGCAAATCGTCTGCCACCCGCCGACATGCCGAATAGGCGTGTATTTATAACACATGGAAAACAGAAGGCGATTGTCAGTCAAATAAAGGAACTCTTGAGCTTTGGCAGTTTCGAGCCCATTGTTTCTGTCGAGCGTGAATCCACGGCGATCCCGGTTCCTGAGAAGGTCTTTGAGGACATGAGGGGATGTGTTGCCGGTGTGATCCATGTGGGTGCGGAAGGGAAGTATTTGGATCGAGATGGCGGAGAGCACACCAAGATCAACGACAATGTGCTGATTGAAATTGGTGCCGCAATGGCTCTGTATGGAAAAAAGGTAATTCTACTCGTCGAAAGAGGGGTGAGTTTGCCTTCGAATTTGCAGGGACTGTATCGTTGCGAGTTCGAGGGTGACAGGTTGGACTATGAGTCGACCATGAAACTGCTCAAGACTTTCAACCAGTTTCGCTGA
- a CDS encoding DUF3592 domain-containing protein: MKTLLLSYLPLMVGLFFGVGAVAVFVRSHMQARHLREHGTPAEATVLQMNRTAMRINKRTVYDFLLEVRVPGRPAYQVRCHNRAHDWNVFFLEPGVRLKVNVDPVDPQRFVVLGPVSQQRPRSLQDLVAGIGHRLDPVKALRDLQTLLDEQIITQDEYTRKKSEILARM; encoded by the coding sequence GTGAAGACCCTCCTCCTTTCGTACCTCCCCCTGATGGTCGGTCTGTTCTTCGGTGTCGGCGCGGTGGCGGTGTTCGTCCGTTCGCACATGCAGGCACGGCACCTCCGTGAGCACGGGACGCCCGCCGAGGCCACCGTCCTCCAGATGAATCGCACGGCGATGCGCATCAACAAGCGCACCGTCTATGACTTCCTGCTGGAGGTGCGGGTGCCGGGCCGTCCCGCGTATCAGGTGCGGTGCCACAACCGGGCGCATGACTGGAATGTCTTCTTCCTGGAGCCTGGCGTGCGCCTCAAGGTGAACGTGGACCCGGTCGACCCTCAACGGTTCGTCGTCCTCGGGCCCGTCTCGCAGCAACGGCCGCGAAGTCTCCAGGACCTCGTCGCGGGTATCGGGCATCGCCTGGACCCGGTGAAGGCGCTGCGGGACCTCCAGACACTGCTCGACGAGCAGATCATCACGCAGGATGAGTACACGCGGAAGAAGTCGGAGATTCTCGCGAGGATGTGA
- a CDS encoding thrombospondin type 3 repeat-containing protein translates to MNRTFILLTGCAVLLGAIRAEADCKLIINVDRTGSMQATRADGQTRCAVAQNSVITILEYYDMGKDFDITKPYEVPQPRAEFALNCPQGPGTAGTRLVQVREFRGSTMKAVWPEGGFKTVEDAMAYLMFNLGWYDNGGRSKVACPSEDTPMAQAMCRAAREFPAGPPPAGEFRMVKTTTDGGENASHSVTLNPGEARCVVDGEPEATWRSRVMNEYASRGIVADSVLWEVGGSTSLRRTVAEPIEAASGEARDAVEVTPRGLGNLAESSDFQFFSALAQATGGRFHQAKDAAPIAVSVSMADSDGDGIPDFRDGCTGASCATDRDNDGILDASDACPFLAEDGLLPSRADGCPDSDSDGIRNGLDVCPNAREDKLAPYPGDGCPAERWGASGAPNLQTAPNNGTVCTSLNMTSATGAASRARLDIAGYHTSGRALSGTLMHNGTTVAAFPFGLLNTDAAPFFQFTNRPIPMPAGAAAGTWTLCLTDISASGGTLQTWAVHD, encoded by the coding sequence ATGAATCGAACGTTCATCCTGCTCACGGGGTGCGCAGTGTTGTTGGGCGCGATTCGCGCCGAGGCCGACTGCAAGTTGATCATCAATGTCGACCGGACCGGCTCGATGCAGGCGACTCGCGCGGATGGTCAGACGCGGTGCGCGGTGGCCCAGAACTCCGTGATAACGATTCTCGAGTACTATGACATGGGCAAGGACTTCGACATCACGAAGCCATATGAGGTCCCTCAACCCCGTGCGGAGTTCGCGCTGAATTGTCCGCAGGGGCCCGGCACTGCTGGGACACGGCTCGTCCAGGTGCGTGAGTTCAGGGGCTCCACCATGAAGGCCGTATGGCCCGAAGGAGGCTTCAAGACCGTCGAGGACGCGATGGCCTATTTGATGTTCAACCTGGGCTGGTATGACAATGGCGGTCGGAGCAAGGTCGCGTGTCCGTCGGAGGATACGCCCATGGCGCAAGCGATGTGCCGCGCCGCGCGTGAGTTTCCGGCGGGACCGCCTCCCGCCGGGGAGTTCCGCATGGTCAAGACGACGACCGATGGCGGGGAGAACGCGTCTCACTCCGTCACCCTCAATCCGGGAGAGGCTCGTTGCGTCGTGGATGGAGAGCCCGAAGCCACGTGGCGCAGTCGCGTCATGAACGAGTACGCCTCGCGCGGCATCGTCGCGGATTCCGTGCTGTGGGAGGTCGGCGGCTCGACCTCTCTTCGCCGCACGGTCGCGGAGCCCATCGAGGCCGCTTCTGGAGAAGCTCGCGATGCCGTCGAGGTGACTCCGCGAGGGCTCGGAAACCTGGCGGAGTCTTCCGACTTCCAGTTCTTCTCCGCGCTGGCGCAGGCGACGGGAGGACGCTTCCATCAAGCCAAGGATGCAGCTCCCATCGCCGTCAGCGTCTCCATGGCCGACAGTGATGGCGACGGGATTCCAGACTTCCGCGACGGCTGCACGGGGGCCTCCTGTGCGACGGACAGGGACAACGATGGCATCCTCGATGCCAGTGACGCCTGCCCGTTCCTCGCGGAGGACGGCCTCCTGCCGAGTCGCGCGGATGGGTGTCCGGACTCCGACTCGGACGGGATTCGCAATGGCCTCGACGTGTGTCCGAACGCCCGTGAAGACAAGCTCGCTCCGTATCCTGGCGATGGCTGCCCGGCGGAGCGCTGGGGGGCGTCTGGCGCGCCCAACCTGCAGACGGCTCCCAACAATGGCACCGTCTGCACCAGCCTGAATATGACGTCCGCGACGGGAGCGGCCTCACGCGCCCGGCTCGACATCGCGGGCTATCACACGAGCGGGCGGGCGTTGAGCGGGACGCTGATGCACAACGGCACCACCGTCGCGGCGTTCCCCTTCGGCTTGTTGAACACCGATGCGGCCCCGTTCTTCCAGTTCACCAACCGCCCGATTCCCATGCCGGCGGGAGCCGCGGCGGGCACGTGGACCCTCTGCCTCACCGACATCAGCGCGAGCGGGGGAACGCTCCAGACCTGGGCGGTCCACGACTGA
- a CDS encoding response regulator transcription factor: MSGGTLRGSQVRALVHLVNEAHELKTGRAARPRHLLTGVCRILGADAGACVMERDFRPGGQGGFTAVVLEGWGGSAEPALEALQRLGSACNPAIRSLMAQGHGAGDLVTARRRELVADSQWYGAPYVENYLCPTGLDDSVYSSRWSERPGVVQGIGLYRERSGRPFDEADRELLHVFHAECGAMLGTEASHDIKLTQRERQTLELLLQGLGDKQIAARLGISRFTVNQYTKSIYRHFGVQSRAALIAKVLGDGDKRMS, encoded by the coding sequence ATGAGCGGAGGTACGCTTCGAGGTTCACAGGTCCGAGCGCTGGTCCACTTGGTCAACGAGGCCCATGAGCTGAAGACGGGGCGGGCGGCGCGGCCCCGGCATCTGCTCACGGGGGTGTGCCGCATCCTGGGCGCGGATGCGGGAGCCTGTGTCATGGAGCGGGATTTCAGGCCAGGAGGCCAGGGTGGCTTCACGGCCGTCGTCCTGGAGGGCTGGGGAGGCAGCGCGGAGCCCGCGCTCGAGGCGCTCCAACGGCTGGGAAGCGCATGCAACCCGGCCATCCGCTCGTTGATGGCGCAGGGGCACGGGGCCGGAGACCTCGTCACCGCGAGGCGCAGGGAGCTCGTCGCGGATTCGCAGTGGTACGGCGCGCCCTACGTCGAGAACTACCTCTGTCCGACCGGGCTCGACGACTCGGTGTATTCGAGTCGGTGGTCGGAGCGACCGGGCGTGGTGCAGGGCATCGGGCTCTATCGAGAGCGGAGCGGACGTCCCTTCGATGAAGCGGACCGGGAGTTGCTGCACGTGTTTCATGCGGAGTGCGGGGCGATGCTCGGCACGGAGGCTTCGCATGACATCAAGCTCACGCAACGCGAACGTCAGACACTGGAGCTGCTCCTGCAGGGGCTCGGTGACAAGCAGATTGCCGCGCGGTTGGGCATCAGCCGGTTCACGGTGAATCAGTACACCAAGTCCATCTACCGGCACTTCGGCGTGCAGTCGCGCGCGGCGCTCATCGCAAAGGTGCTGGGGGACGGCGACAAGCGGATGTCTTGA
- the drmC gene encoding DISARM system phospholipase D-like protein DrmC, producing the protein MDLSGVATLDLERLRAVVGTRRLGFPLSRLALQGEGLERLTGEVAALNALGREGALVLLDTVLVERRAGARRPELVWTGPETRWSGARDTAVVLADLFHKATSTVLVAGFAFDHAADVLGPLHEALQRGVSCRLYASAPVASAFLREHWPFGPPFPECHGFSPRRGVFASLHAKCVVVDARWVFVTSANFTDRGQTRNIEVGVLLEDTHLAAVLEAQFSTGEWFSRVA; encoded by the coding sequence GTGGACCTGAGCGGCGTGGCGACGCTGGACCTGGAGCGGCTGAGGGCCGTGGTGGGCACGCGGCGGCTCGGGTTTCCGTTGTCCCGACTGGCGCTCCAGGGAGAGGGGCTGGAGCGGCTGACGGGGGAGGTCGCGGCGTTGAACGCGCTGGGACGGGAGGGAGCGCTGGTGCTGCTGGACACGGTGCTCGTGGAGCGGCGCGCGGGTGCCCGGCGGCCGGAGTTGGTCTGGACGGGGCCGGAGACCCGCTGGAGCGGCGCTCGCGACACGGCGGTGGTGCTGGCGGACCTGTTCCACAAGGCCACGAGCACGGTGCTGGTGGCCGGGTTCGCGTTCGACCACGCGGCGGACGTGTTGGGGCCGCTGCACGAAGCCCTTCAGCGAGGCGTGAGTTGCAGGCTCTATGCGAGCGCACCGGTGGCCTCGGCGTTCCTGCGGGAGCACTGGCCCTTCGGTCCGCCCTTTCCGGAGTGCCACGGCTTCTCACCCAGGAGGGGTGTCTTCGCCAGCCTGCATGCGAAATGCGTCGTGGTGGACGCACGGTGGGTCTTCGTGACGTCCGCGAACTTCACGGACCGGGGACAGACACGGAACATCGAAGTGGGCGTGTTGCTGGAGGACACGCACCTGGCCGCGGTGCTGGAGGCCCAGTTCTCCACGGGGGAGTGGTTCTCACGGGTCGCCTGA
- the drmB gene encoding DUF1998 domain-containing protein: MTNRRKWTRARSTRPPDGRVRQSQVVSTFGPGSMLDLLNDAVLVGGLDFWRLKGQGEVVNEPRLLEIVEPLYHRNKWPLSKEAPFRKPPAGDEREPTESCGIQVYEFPRWFVCQNPHCRTLVRANSLERVNQEYRHRCAGVDAKPERCVPVRFVAACPRGHLSDIDWTWWMHERKPCDAPQLKLEEGVSGDFSDIEVACSTCGKRRRLIDMTHKEQQDRCDGERPWLGLEARERCDEKQRLLVRTASNGYFAQTTSAITIPEPESLRRKVQSAWSILQSATAETLPAFRTIAQVQAALGSASNAEVLAAITAEREHTPEAVPEIRTAEWLQFLAQPQEKPGEMPRDRTEVFWARRIARPRGLPALVERVVLARRLREVQAQVGFTRLEPLSKDLQGRYDLDVALAPMSLHRDWVPVTEMQGEGMLLVLDEQQVHAWEMSEPVLRREEVLRAGYERWKQGSGSKLPFPGVRLYLLHSLAHLLMTEVALECGYPASSIRERLYCAPHSDAVPMAGILLLTGTTGAEGTLGGLVEEGRRLGQHLARALEDARLCSNDPVCAHHEPTGRDDRDLEGAACHGCLFLPECSCERFNQYLDRALVVPTLGHEDVAFLKTPWT, translated from the coding sequence ATGACGAACCGTAGGAAGTGGACCCGGGCCCGCTCGACGCGGCCGCCGGATGGGCGCGTGCGCCAGAGCCAGGTGGTCTCCACCTTCGGTCCGGGCAGCATGCTGGACCTGCTGAACGACGCAGTCCTCGTGGGCGGCCTGGACTTCTGGCGTCTCAAGGGCCAGGGCGAGGTGGTCAACGAGCCACGGCTGCTGGAAATCGTCGAACCGCTCTACCACCGCAACAAGTGGCCGCTCAGCAAGGAGGCCCCCTTCCGCAAGCCCCCCGCTGGCGACGAGCGCGAGCCGACGGAGTCCTGCGGCATCCAGGTGTATGAGTTTCCGCGCTGGTTCGTCTGCCAGAACCCCCACTGCCGCACGCTGGTGCGGGCCAACAGCCTGGAGCGGGTGAATCAGGAGTACCGCCACCGCTGCGCGGGCGTGGACGCGAAGCCCGAGCGCTGCGTGCCGGTGCGCTTCGTCGCGGCCTGTCCGCGGGGGCACCTGTCGGACATCGACTGGACCTGGTGGATGCACGAGCGCAAGCCTTGCGACGCCCCACAGCTCAAGCTCGAGGAGGGCGTGAGCGGTGACTTCAGCGACATCGAGGTCGCGTGCTCGACGTGCGGCAAGCGCAGGCGCCTCATCGACATGACACACAAGGAGCAGCAGGACCGCTGCGACGGGGAGCGGCCCTGGCTGGGATTGGAGGCACGGGAGCGCTGCGACGAGAAGCAGCGGCTGCTGGTCCGCACCGCCAGCAACGGCTACTTCGCGCAGACCACCAGTGCCATCACCATCCCTGAACCGGAGTCGCTCCGGCGCAAGGTGCAGTCCGCGTGGAGCATCCTCCAGTCAGCCACCGCGGAGACCCTGCCGGCCTTCCGGACCATTGCCCAGGTGCAGGCGGCGCTCGGCTCCGCCTCCAACGCGGAGGTGCTGGCGGCAATCACAGCGGAGCGCGAGCACACGCCCGAAGCCGTCCCGGAAATCCGCACCGCGGAGTGGCTCCAGTTCCTCGCGCAGCCACAGGAGAAGCCCGGCGAGATGCCCCGGGACCGCACCGAGGTCTTCTGGGCCCGGCGCATCGCCCGGCCCCGGGGACTGCCCGCGCTGGTCGAACGCGTGGTGCTGGCGCGGCGGCTGCGGGAGGTCCAGGCCCAGGTCGGCTTCACGCGGCTGGAGCCCCTGTCGAAGGACCTCCAGGGCCGCTACGACCTGGACGTGGCGCTCGCGCCGATGTCGCTCCACCGGGACTGGGTACCCGTCACGGAGATGCAGGGCGAGGGCATGCTGCTGGTGCTCGACGAGCAGCAGGTGCATGCCTGGGAGATGTCCGAGCCCGTGCTGCGGCGCGAGGAGGTGCTCAGGGCCGGATACGAGCGCTGGAAGCAGGGCTCCGGTTCGAAGCTCCCCTTCCCGGGCGTGCGGCTCTACCTGCTCCATTCGCTGGCGCACCTGTTGATGACGGAGGTGGCGCTGGAGTGTGGCTATCCCGCGAGCTCCATCCGCGAGCGGCTCTACTGCGCGCCGCACAGCGACGCCGTCCCCATGGCGGGCATCCTGTTGCTGACGGGCACCACGGGCGCGGAAGGCACGCTGGGCGGCCTGGTGGAGGAGGGCCGGCGACTGGGGCAGCACCTTGCCCGGGCGCTGGAGGACGCGCGCCTGTGCTCCAACGACCCCGTCTGCGCGCATCACGAACCCACGGGCCGTGACGACCGCGACCTGGAGGGCGCCGCGTGCCACGGGTGCCTCTTCCTCCCCGAGTGCTCCTGCGAGCGCTTCAACCAGTACCTCGACCGCGCGCTCGTCGTGCCCACGCTGGGCCACGAGGACGTCGCCTTCCTGAAGACGCCGTGGACCTGA